The proteins below come from a single Spiroplasma endosymbiont of Atherix ibis genomic window:
- a CDS encoding DNA topoisomerase, whose amino-acid sequence MTKLVILESPGKIKKVSQFLKEIDKTNNYIVKASIGHIRELANIGEYQIGINLNTIEPDFIVTNNKRNVVKDLIETSKNVDEIILATDPDREGEVISWHLHEVLKSYNKNFKRIRLNSITKDCIKKELQNLDNININYVNSGLSRSYLDKITGYILSRILQDNSIGLSAGRVQSSVLKLLSNREEEIKNFVKEEWFILQDTLKVNFKNVIKINNKYEIVKYNSFQEALNIKQKLNNYYIVESLLANEFQDKPFINFTTSDFLQNTKNKLKLNVKEATSIAQSLFDKGLITYIRTDSTKLDSETEIKLLQFVSSKFGNHAVGKIHCKSEKLTDQEGHPPITPTHLEWEPENIQKISIENNIELTNKEVDVYTLIWKNTVNSALKQPIGTKNTYILKNQNKYFLGETKEYIDYGYYNFDKSLTIPESQNLNWKVGQKIEVFSIQIIMQNSNPKSRFNEATLIKELEKLGIGRPSTYKTSVEINQKRKYVETDKKDSMLVTKLGIQVNEFLTKNFSEFINLEFTKNMEKDLDLIACAKLDYKNYIKNYFKKLEERGKQFMIEQIKCPKCQNGFIRQAKTSTGVDLGFKSCSNYKNCDFKDQPELDLETAKACPGCENGKRFIKNYFDKKENSMKQFETCTNYPNCKWVPGVIQKCSLCNIGWLVERTKKDKSGKFIACNNYPNCQFIQF is encoded by the coding sequence ATGACTAAACTAGTTATATTAGAATCACCAGGTAAAATTAAAAAAGTAAGTCAATTTTTAAAAGAAATTGACAAAACTAATAATTATATTGTAAAAGCTTCAATTGGTCATATTAGAGAACTTGCAAATATTGGAGAATATCAAATAGGTATCAATTTAAATACTATTGAACCTGATTTCATAGTGACCAATAATAAAAGAAATGTAGTTAAGGACTTAATAGAAACTTCAAAAAATGTTGATGAAATAATTCTTGCAACAGATCCTGATAGAGAAGGTGAAGTTATTTCTTGACATTTACATGAGGTTTTAAAATCTTATAATAAAAATTTTAAAAGAATCAGACTTAATTCAATAACAAAGGATTGTATTAAAAAGGAATTACAAAATTTGGATAATATCAATATTAACTATGTTAATTCTGGTCTTTCTAGAAGTTATTTAGATAAAATAACAGGATATATACTTTCTAGAATTTTACAAGATAACTCTATTGGTTTATCTGCAGGTAGAGTTCAAAGTTCTGTTTTAAAATTATTGTCAAATAGAGAAGAAGAAATTAAAAATTTTGTAAAAGAAGAATGATTTATTTTACAAGATACTTTAAAAGTAAATTTTAAAAATGTAATTAAAATTAACAACAAGTATGAAATTGTAAAATATAATTCTTTTCAAGAAGCTTTAAATATAAAACAAAAACTTAATAATTATTATATTGTCGAGTCACTATTAGCAAATGAATTTCAAGATAAACCTTTTATTAATTTTACAACTAGTGATTTTTTACAAAATACAAAAAATAAATTAAAGTTAAACGTTAAAGAAGCAACAAGTATTGCTCAAAGTTTATTTGATAAAGGGCTTATAACTTATATAAGAACTGATTCAACAAAATTAGATAGTGAAACTGAAATTAAATTATTGCAATTTGTAAGTTCTAAATTTGGAAATCATGCTGTTGGAAAAATTCATTGTAAATCAGAAAAACTTACTGATCAAGAAGGTCATCCTCCAATAACTCCAACTCATTTAGAATGAGAACCAGAGAATATACAAAAAATATCTATAGAGAATAATATTGAGCTAACAAATAAAGAAGTTGATGTTTATACCCTAATATGAAAAAATACTGTAAATTCAGCTTTAAAACAACCAATAGGAACTAAAAATACTTATATTTTAAAAAACCAGAATAAATATTTTTTAGGAGAAACTAAGGAGTATATAGATTATGGATACTATAATTTTGATAAAAGTTTAACTATTCCAGAATCTCAAAATCTTAATTGAAAAGTAGGGCAAAAAATAGAAGTGTTTTCAATTCAAATAATTATGCAAAACTCAAATCCTAAATCAAGATTTAATGAAGCAACTCTAATAAAAGAACTTGAAAAATTAGGAATTGGAAGGCCAAGTACTTATAAAACTTCTGTTGAAATAAATCAAAAAAGAAAATATGTAGAAACTGACAAAAAAGACTCTATGTTAGTTACTAAATTAGGAATTCAAGTAAATGAATTTTTAACTAAAAACTTTAGTGAATTTATAAATTTAGAATTTACAAAAAATATGGAAAAAGATTTAGATCTAATTGCATGTGCAAAATTAGATTACAAAAATTATATAAAAAACTATTTCAAAAAATTAGAAGAGAGAGGAAAACAATTTATGATAGAACAAATTAAATGTCCAAAATGTCAAAATGGATTTATAAGACAAGCAAAAACTAGTACAGGAGTAGATTTAGGTTTTAAATCTTGCTCTAATTATAAAAATTGTGATTTTAAAGATCAACCTGAGTTAGACTTAGAAACTGCAAAAGCATGTCCTGGATGTGAAAATGGAAAAAGATTTATAAAAAACTATTTTGATAAAAAAGAAAATTCTATGAAGCAATTTGAAACATGCACTAATTATCCAAACTGTAAATGAGTTCCAGGAGTAATTCAAAAATGTTCACTTTGTAATATAGGTTGATTAGTTGAAAGAACAAAAAAAGATAAATCAGGCAAATTTATTGCATGTAATAATTATCCAAATTGTCAGTTTATCCAATTTTAA
- a CDS encoding Mbov_0396 family ICE element transmembrane protein — protein MTIRKENRNMGMFQGLINYILWLPCKWILQLLNAVNDVVKYLATDLFESILFGNKVSDWNQVLIPSTYYRILIVAAVCWLIFLVSTFICHLKKDIIEHEETPITKKIMESLKYSTFSAILLIFIPLFVWILVKMTSVLTQGLMLAFGSKNTSIADLLYNMGNPNWDGKIVEQNGIYPAPSNLTEWNMIVELVGLCIVFICLLLVMINIVTNTFATFFYFILTGFYALTAVFDQGARMKDYSKTIIANNFIICSTMVIFSVYSSLIQISFNSMNKLGMNGFTKMLLQLALACGGGLFVVNGDQYVSRLVGENISGVSSAMQGLGAIKAGAMLAAGLGVAAMKMSKKGLMGRKNFSNSLKNDLSGSQDSNNFANNQSSEETSNETVQNGTHQNKMQQAKENFVKNRQQAMSKYQKGGILALAGLGVAAAFHGTKTAKNLVGSFVGTKASRMMRREQLKEQTRTLGKGLAKLGAKTLGVAGTTFGGVAKMTGLDVTRGKTLNERGNVYHSDKQGTYKENLKTAFNEKIDKLNAMSSNQIINSNGINRKKEIQKAKEALIIKKQKRLSLKLFDEDFTKKSKKWEKYADETNKNKKNSE, from the coding sequence TTGACAATTAGAAAGGAAAATAGAAATATGGGTATGTTTCAAGGATTAATTAATTATATTTTATGATTACCATGTAAATGAATTTTACAACTTTTAAATGCTGTAAATGATGTTGTAAAATATTTAGCAACAGATTTATTTGAATCAATACTATTTGGAAATAAAGTAAGTGATTGAAATCAAGTTTTAATACCTTCAACTTATTATCGAATATTGATAGTAGCTGCTGTGTGTTGATTAATATTTTTAGTATCAACATTTATATGCCATTTAAAAAAAGATATTATTGAACATGAAGAAACACCAATTACTAAAAAAATTATGGAGTCTTTAAAGTACTCTACATTTTCTGCAATTTTGTTAATATTCATTCCTTTATTTGTTTGAATATTAGTAAAAATGACTTCAGTATTAACACAAGGCTTAATGCTTGCTTTTGGTTCAAAAAATACAAGTATTGCTGATTTACTTTACAATATGGGAAATCCAAATTGAGATGGAAAAATAGTAGAACAGAATGGAATTTATCCTGCTCCAAGTAATTTAACTGAATGAAATATGATAGTAGAATTAGTAGGATTATGTATAGTTTTTATTTGTCTTTTATTGGTTATGATAAATATTGTTACAAATACTTTTGCAACTTTCTTTTATTTTATATTAACTGGTTTTTATGCTTTAACTGCAGTATTTGACCAGGGTGCAAGAATGAAAGATTATTCCAAAACTATTATTGCAAATAACTTTATAATTTGTTCAACTATGGTTATATTTAGTGTTTATTCAAGTTTAATTCAAATATCGTTTAATTCTATGAATAAACTAGGAATGAATGGTTTTACAAAAATGCTATTACAACTTGCTTTAGCTTGTGGAGGAGGATTATTTGTAGTTAATGGAGATCAATACGTTTCAAGATTAGTAGGAGAAAATATAAGTGGTGTAAGTAGTGCAATGCAAGGATTGGGTGCTATAAAAGCAGGAGCAATGTTAGCAGCTGGTTTAGGAGTTGCAGCTATGAAAATGAGTAAAAAAGGTTTAATGGGTAGAAAGAATTTTAGTAATTCTTTAAAAAATGACTTAAGTGGTTCACAAGATTCTAATAACTTTGCAAATAATCAATCAAGTGAAGAAACTTCTAATGAAACCGTTCAAAATGGAACTCATCAAAATAAAATGCAACAAGCTAAGGAAAATTTTGTTAAAAATAGACAACAAGCAATGTCAAAATATCAAAAAGGTGGTATTTTAGCTTTAGCAGGTTTAGGAGTAGCAGCGGCATTTCATGGTACAAAAACTGCTAAAAATTTAGTAGGTTCATTTGTTGGTACAAAAGCAAGTAGAATGATGAGACGTGAGCAATTAAAAGAACAAACTAGAACTTTAGGAAAAGGACTAGCAAAACTTGGAGCAAAAACTTTAGGAGTAGCAGGAACTACTTTTGGAGGTGTTGCAAAAATGACTGGATTAGATGTTACAAGAGGCAAAACTCTAAATGAACGTGGTAATGTTTATCATTCTGATAAACAAGGAACATATAAAGAAAACTTAAAAACCGCATTTAATGAAAAAATTGATAAATTAAATGCTATGAGTTCTAATCAAATAATAAATAGCAATGGAATTAATAGAAAAAAAGAAATTCAAAAAGCTAAAGAAGCACTTATTATAAAAAAACAAAAAAGATTATCTTTAAAATTATTTGATGAGGACTTTACAAAAAAATCTAAAAAATGAGAAAAATATGCTGATGAAACTAATAAAAATAAAAAAAATAGTGAATAA
- the rmuC gene encoding DNA recombination protein RmuC has protein sequence MLIVVTIFLIILISLIIFFGIFILKKIKLQKIDNNEVDLATYEPVRELYNKKLDEIKELEKERNKLNEKLQSTLEKKIEDQFINNIEENKQQIKDFQKLLDEVNRLFLGNTKKVGTLSETILERMLNIICNTEIKGAIIKRQDKDINNKIPDLIIESDNNIYPQITIDSKFPVDTWTNYLSSTKSDNDKNVLVKAIKVHINDISDKYIHDSVPFAIMFTPLEDMILKLSSDDSFKFGKDQKLKEVGELNFSEFCFNKKIVPVSPTTIIAVLTTLERYFDLFQKLNEVDEKTQNISIWINKHSTLTSNFKTLGSDITKVIENYNKIINNFKDLNKSSGFINSKEIEEIKNKIKNN, from the coding sequence ATGTTAATAGTAGTAACTATTTTTCTAATAATTCTAATAAGTTTAATTATATTTTTTGGAATTTTTATACTTAAAAAAATAAAACTACAAAAGATTGATAACAATGAAGTAGATTTAGCTACATATGAACCAGTTAGAGAATTATATAATAAAAAACTAGATGAAATTAAAGAATTAGAAAAAGAACGTAATAAATTAAATGAAAAGTTACAATCTACTTTAGAGAAAAAAATAGAAGACCAGTTTATTAATAATATTGAAGAAAATAAACAACAAATTAAGGATTTTCAAAAATTATTAGATGAAGTAAATAGATTATTTTTAGGAAATACAAAAAAAGTTGGAACATTAAGTGAAACAATTTTAGAGAGAATGCTTAATATAATTTGTAATACAGAAATAAAGGGAGCAATAATTAAAAGACAAGATAAAGATATTAATAACAAGATACCAGATTTAATTATAGAATCGGATAATAATATTTATCCGCAAATAACAATTGATTCAAAATTTCCAGTTGATACATGAACAAATTATTTAAGTTCTACAAAAAGTGATAATGATAAAAATGTTTTAGTGAAAGCTATCAAAGTGCATATTAATGATATAAGTGATAAATATATTCATGATTCTGTTCCATTTGCAATTATGTTTACTCCGCTAGAAGATATGATATTAAAATTATCTTCTGATGATAGTTTTAAATTTGGTAAGGATCAAAAATTAAAAGAAGTAGGAGAATTAAATTTTTCAGAATTTTGTTTTAATAAAAAAATAGTCCCTGTCTCACCAACAACTATAATTGCTGTTTTAACTACATTAGAAAGATATTTTGATTTATTTCAAAAATTAAATGAGGTTGATGAGAAAACACAAAATATTTCTATCTGAATTAATAAGCACAGTACACTTACAAGTAATTTTAAAACTCTAGGAAGTGATATAACAAAAGTTATAGAAAACTATAATAAAATTATTAATAATTTTAAGGATTTAAATAAATCTTCAGGTTTTATTAATTCAAAAGAAATAGAAGAAATAAAAAATAAAATTAAAAATAATTAA
- a CDS encoding Mbov_0397 family ICE element conjugal transfer ATPase, with protein MTRNPIIPENTNKRKFIIWQQLNLTIIDLSVWIIFIGLGAILGFFLWKLGGVWKPIAILSASLCLIAGFLLNTKSQFHNKKFYAVIFDWFIFLFVNKKYKLKIKNSTLNLIPYKSIEGEYILLKNKLYMSLIKIQGNSFFDYEQIKQNNILEKIWEIYNSLKMGGSIIKLDELKSRNQSLFFLEEKRHEWEVKRKNGEINDKQYFSRVRLIEKDIEKYSNLEANSVLEWIEKSIYIVFYAESIDQLKQIENKIINEYRRADLNAHKIDISKKVNVLNKIVDIDILDDNENNIFKYKDTLDEYFGYDTLENKASYLKIDNNLKISIGSVDNYPGEPDCGWLGQIFNIDSPVIINFNKVSDKVFQETLSKARRTAIATANATSKKEILTQRKRQQEIEKLEEFADTIGYGHDQLYKFNIYIINKGINNKELNKSIKETKKILKQQKLTLFANPYKQIEAFSGMLPKPHDPLMEINGREVPLYSLVWGMPYINNSLNDLQGWFIGNSIVGDELFFNPHIRNEERRNANMFFVATTGAGKSTTMQRMLKNEILNGNRVYVIDPENEYSRFADYFGEDKIFLGDGIYKINPLQIMPTLSDLQNEEEKEKIEYNKKFWNIDKEKTISKEFNLNEALILNHQSIVEILFKNFFNDISEEDTRYLKNKFWFFYNYWLNNASNKNILEWKNNEFPILQDFYNWLIKNKENNSLYNKLIELLEDGFVISQNGLKKGSYSMFYNGYTSIDISNRYLTIFDMSSLKDGSDKRLLSMQMFLVIKLLERQVKVNHGKQPNVAQRIIVDEAHLLMDKDFPIALDFIFRMVKMIRKRNGGITIITQNAEDFLSNEEIEKKTKAIINNSQYAFIMKSTAKNIDKIESLYSDSDGFTYQEKSHLIDAPNGEGLLITSRTKRFLLKIDVQPDDFKIISGDETDLVKWTLNYLTTRLFNIINGLKFINIDQENCVDINREKEEKTLIIKLKDNHKINESLLKNNIEIDNVRIINNSLEINFKELHKEIAIKFYDKVRKKIDLIRGGKESDI; from the coding sequence ATGACTAGAAATCCAATTATTCCAGAAAATACAAATAAAAGAAAATTTATAATATGACAACAATTAAATTTGACAATTATTGATCTTTCAGTATGAATAATTTTTATAGGTTTAGGAGCAATACTAGGTTTCTTTTTGTGAAAACTAGGGGGAGTTTGAAAACCTATTGCTATATTATCTGCTAGTTTATGTTTAATTGCAGGATTCTTATTAAATACTAAAAGTCAATTTCATAATAAAAAATTTTATGCTGTTATATTTGATTGATTTATATTCTTATTTGTAAATAAAAAATATAAATTAAAAATTAAAAATAGTACTTTAAATTTAATACCTTATAAATCTATTGAAGGAGAATACATTTTATTAAAAAACAAACTCTATATGAGTTTAATAAAAATTCAAGGAAATTCATTTTTTGACTATGAACAAATTAAGCAAAATAATATATTAGAAAAAATTTGAGAGATTTATAATAGTTTAAAAATGGGAGGAAGCATAATAAAACTTGATGAGTTAAAATCAAGAAATCAAAGCTTATTCTTTTTAGAAGAAAAACGTCATGAATGAGAAGTAAAAAGAAAAAATGGAGAAATAAACGATAAACAATATTTTTCTAGAGTAAGACTAATTGAAAAAGATATTGAAAAATATTCAAATCTTGAAGCTAATAGTGTATTAGAATGAATTGAAAAATCAATTTATATTGTTTTTTATGCAGAGTCAATTGATCAACTAAAACAAATTGAAAACAAAATAATTAATGAATATAGAAGAGCAGATTTAAATGCCCACAAAATTGATATATCTAAAAAAGTTAATGTTTTAAATAAAATAGTTGATATTGATATACTTGATGATAATGAAAATAATATTTTTAAATATAAAGATACTTTAGATGAATACTTTGGATATGATACTTTAGAAAATAAAGCATCCTATTTAAAAATTGATAATAATCTTAAAATTTCAATAGGTTCAGTTGATAATTATCCAGGAGAACCAGATTGTGGTTGACTTGGACAAATCTTTAATATTGATAGTCCTGTTATAATTAATTTTAATAAAGTAAGTGATAAAGTTTTTCAAGAGACTTTAAGCAAAGCAAGAAGAACTGCAATAGCAACAGCTAATGCAACAAGTAAAAAAGAAATTTTAACACAAAGAAAACGTCAACAAGAAATTGAAAAATTAGAAGAATTTGCTGACACTATTGGTTATGGACATGATCAATTATATAAATTTAATATTTATATAATTAATAAAGGAATTAATAATAAAGAATTAAATAAATCTATAAAAGAAACAAAAAAAATACTAAAACAGCAGAAATTAACTTTATTTGCAAATCCTTATAAGCAAATTGAAGCATTCAGTGGAATGTTACCAAAACCTCATGATCCTTTAATGGAAATAAATGGAAGAGAAGTTCCTCTATATTCATTAGTATGAGGTATGCCTTATATTAATAATTCTTTAAATGATTTACAAGGTTGATTTATAGGAAATAGTATTGTAGGAGATGAATTATTTTTTAATCCACATATAAGAAATGAAGAAAGAAGAAATGCTAACATGTTCTTTGTTGCAACAACTGGAGCTGGAAAATCTACAACTATGCAAAGAATGTTAAAAAATGAAATTCTAAATGGAAATAGAGTTTATGTAATTGATCCTGAAAATGAGTATTCCCGATTTGCAGATTACTTTGGAGAAGATAAGATATTTCTAGGTGATGGAATTTATAAAATTAATCCTTTACAAATTATGCCTACATTGTCTGATTTACAAAATGAAGAAGAAAAAGAAAAAATAGAATATAATAAAAAGTTTTGAAATATCGATAAAGAGAAAACAATTAGCAAAGAGTTTAATTTAAATGAGGCTTTAATACTAAATCACCAAAGTATAGTAGAAATATTATTTAAAAATTTCTTTAATGATATTAGTGAAGAAGATACACGTTATTTAAAGAATAAGTTTTGATTTTTTTATAATTATTGATTAAATAATGCTTCAAATAAAAATATATTAGAATGAAAAAATAATGAATTTCCTATTTTACAAGATTTTTATAATTGGCTGATTAAAAATAAAGAAAATAATAGTTTGTACAATAAACTAATAGAACTTTTAGAAGATGGTTTTGTTATATCTCAAAATGGTCTTAAAAAAGGTAGTTATTCTATGTTTTATAATGGTTATACAAGTATTGATATTTCAAATAGATACTTAACTATTTTTGATATGAGTAGTTTAAAAGATGGAAGTGACAAAAGATTACTTTCAATGCAAATGTTTCTAGTAATTAAATTATTGGAAAGACAAGTAAAAGTAAATCATGGAAAACAACCAAATGTTGCACAAAGAATAATAGTTGATGAAGCTCATTTGTTAATGGACAAAGATTTTCCTATAGCTTTAGATTTTATATTTAGAATGGTAAAAATGATAAGAAAAAGAAATGGGGGAATAACAATTATTACTCAAAATGCAGAAGATTTTCTTTCTAATGAAGAAATAGAAAAGAAAACTAAAGCTATTATTAATAATAGTCAATATGCTTTTATTATGAAATCAACTGCAAAAAATATTGATAAAATTGAAAGTTTATATTCAGACAGTGATGGATTTACATATCAAGAAAAGAGTCACTTAATAGATGCTCCAAATGGAGAAGGTTTACTTATTACATCAAGAACAAAAAGATTTTTATTAAAAATTGATGTTCAGCCAGATGATTTTAAAATTATTTCTGGAGATGAAACTGATTTAGTAAAATGAACTTTAAATTATTTAACTACCAGATTATTTAATATAATAAATGGTTTAAAATTTATAAATATTGATCAAGAAAATTGTGTAGATATTAATAGAGAAAAAGAAGAAAAAACTTTAATTATTAAGTTAAAAGATAATCATAAAATTAATGAGAGTTTATTAAAAAATAATATTGAAATTGATAATGTAAGAATTATTAATAATTCTTTAGAAATTAATTTTAAGGAATTGCATAAAGAAATAGCTATTAAATTTTATGACAAAGTAAGAAAGAAAATCGATTTAATAAGAGGAGGAAAAGAAAGTGATATCTAA
- a CDS encoding HU family DNA-binding protein translates to MISNNKKIYKSEICNTIFQRTKIKKKYINVIYDEIFKEIKNQLLKEKKLTIKNFASLKIKRYNNSFFKNCLSLRIKKSCNGWKNEK, encoded by the coding sequence GTGATATCTAATAATAAAAAAATTTATAAGAGTGAAATTTGCAATACTATTTTTCAAAGAACTAAAATAAAGAAAAAATATATAAATGTTATTTATGATGAGATTTTTAAAGAAATTAAAAATCAACTTTTAAAAGAAAAAAAACTTACAATTAAAAATTTCGCTTCTTTAAAAATAAAAAGATATAATAATTCATTTTTTAAAAATTGTTTATCTTTAAGAATTAAAAAATCTTGTAATGGGTGAAAAAATGAAAAATAA